In a genomic window of Thermosynechococcus sp. CL-1:
- a CDS encoding ion channel — translation MPCLTHLTSVGYGDITATSPLAMAIANLEAIFGQMYSAIVMARLVSQYLNSPNPN, via the coding sequence GTGCCATGCCTTACCCATCTCACCAGCGTGGGCTATGGCGATATTACTGCCACAAGTCCTTTAGCGATGGCGATCGCCAATCTTGAGGCCATTTTTGGTCAAATGTATTCAGCAATTGTCATGGCACGGCTGGTCAGTCAATATCTGAATA